The Synchiropus splendidus isolate RoL2022-P1 chromosome 8, RoL_Sspl_1.0, whole genome shotgun sequence genome has a window encoding:
- the LOC128763861 gene encoding SH2B adapter protein 2 isoform X1 yields the protein MNGAVVPGSPELSSSCPLPDWREFCELHARASAADFADKFQRFLSENPCYDSPGADASFSQHFAHHFLECFSAALSQARENQTSSPGEDGINSAPKYSIVPFLGIQGCPLSYGQELYQRRKDAGASSESLDSMDSGGLDPGSGATTASRCSQPTHKVSALGHSRSSEDVSVSHPKARFKKGFSLRNMSLCVVDGVKEMWHRRASPEPDAPTAPRKANGGAAGEQAAGGERWSQKLRLPRGSQGHKAELLEIQRDGALRYMVADDTNCMGAAQWQKCRLLLRKTKREEGGERFLLEFYVPPKSSKPKVSIPLSAIVEVRTTMPLEMPDKDNTFVLKVENGGEYILETIDSLQKNSWVADIQDCIDPGDSGDDIELASCPHGQASKDCAMVASCSCELLSDGVYRAPERPCPTAAEHYSAPSVRSREPPFTQHPSHMPLERFLQSPEAQGCNGAAGNRLRMKPTTTLSTHVALCSGGAEGTKETEADASLTGYPWFHGTLSRVRAAQLVLAGGPRSHGLFVIRQSETRPGEYVLTFNFQGKAKHLRLSVNDNGQCHVHHLWFHTVSDMLRHFHTHPIPLESGGSADITLRSYVQVQRSCAAEVSVPPVLTPPREAGCRSDSAQPAVHPPGIAATAAPAADATLSSSTSSSPIALPTLSRSDPGTGGGLQSRTNSSERLLEASSGTAEDYHDADGTRRARAVENQYSFY from the exons ATGAACGGAGCGGTGGTGCCCGGTAGCCCGGAACTCTCCTCCTCGTGCCCACTGCCTGACTGGCGAGAGTTCTGCGAGCTCCACGCTCGAGCTTCTGCTGCCGACTTTGCCGATAAATTCCAGCGTTTCCTGTCGGAGAACCCCTGCTACGACTCGCCCGGCGCTGATGCCAGCTTCTCGCAACACTTCGCTCACCActttctggaatgtttttcagcGGCGCTGAGCCAAGCGCGGGAGAACCAGACGTCCTCTCCTGGTGAGGACGGAATAAACTCAGCACCAAAGTACAGTATCGTTCCATTCCTCGGGatccagggctgccctttgtcgtACGGACAAGAGCTTTATCAGAGACGTAAGGACGCTGGGGCTTCGAGCGAGTCCCTGGACAGCATGGACAGTGGAGGTCTAGATCCGGGCAGCGGGGCCACAACGGCCTCCAGATGCTCACAGCCCACTCACAAGGTGTCCGCTTTAGGGCACTCGCGCAGCTCAGAGGATGTTTCGGTGAGCCACCCCAAAGCCCGCTTCAAGAAGGGCTTCTCCCTGAGGAACATGAGTCTGTGCGTGGTGGACGGGGTGAAGGAGATGTGGCATAGACGGGCCTCACCAGAGCCTGACGCACCCACTGCCCCCAGGAAAGCAAACGGAGGAGCAGCGGGGGAGCAGGCAGCAGGTGGCGAAAGGTGGTCGCAGAAGCTGCGACTCCCCAGGGGATCCCAGGGCCACAAGGCTGAGCTCCTGGAGATCCAGAGGGACGGGGCCCTGAGGTACATGGTGGCCGACGACACGAACTGTATGGGAGCGGCTCAGTGGCAGAAGTGTcgtctgctgctgaggaagactaaaagagaggaggggggagagcGGTTCCTGCTGGAGTTCTATGTCCCACCAAAG tcttcaAAGCCCAAGGTGAGCATCCCTCTGTCGGCCATCGTGGAGGTGCGTACCACCATGCCGCTGGAGATGCCGGACAAAGACAACACCTTTGTGTTAAAG GTGGAGAACGGGGGCGAGTACATCCTGGAAACCATCGACTCGCTGCAGAAAAACTCCTGGGTTGCCGACATCCAGGACTGCATTGACCCTGG CGACAGCGGGGACGACATCGAGCTGGCGTCGTGTCCTCACGGTCAGGCCTCCAAAGACTGCGCCATGGTGGCGTCCTGCAGCTGCGAGCTGCTGTCGGATG GTGTGTATCGCGCCCCCGAGAGGCCGTGTCCCACCGCGGCGGAGCACTACAGCGCCCCCTCAGTGCGAAGCAGGGAGCCCCCCTTCACCCAGCACCCATCCCACATGCCTTTAGAGCGCTTCCTGCAGTCCCCAGAGGCCCAGGGCTGCAACGGCGCAGCAGGTAACCGTCTCCGCATGAAACCCACAACAACACTCTCAACACATGTAGCGCTGTGCTCAGGTGGCGCTGAAGGAACGAAGGAGACGGAGGCGGACGCCAGCTTGACCGGTTACCCCTGGTTTCATGGGACGCTGTCACGAGTGCGAGCTGCTCAGCTGGTTTTAGCAGGCGGCCCCAGGAGTCACGGGCTCTTCGTGATCCGGCAAAGTGAAACACGACCCGGCGAATATGTCCTCACATTCAACTTCCAGGGAAAAGCCAAG CATTTGCGCTTGTCTGTGAACGACAACGGCCAGTGCCACGTCCACCACTTGTGGTTCCACACGGTGTCGGACATGCTGCGACACTTCCACACCCACCCGATCCCGCTGGAGTCCGGAGGCTCGGCGGACATCACGCTACGCTCCTACGTGCAGGTGCAAAGAAGCTGCGCTGCAG AAGTGTCAGTGCCTCCGGTCCTCACTCCACCGAGAGAAGCAGGCTGCAGGTCAGACTCAGCGCAGCCGGCCGTCCACCCTCCCGGGATTGCCGCCACGGCGGCGCCTGCTGCTGATGCCACGCTGTCCTccagcacctcctcctcccccatcgCCCTCCCCACCCTCTCCCGCAGCGACCCGGGCACCGGAGGAGGCCTGCAAAGCCGGACCAACAGCTCGGAGCGTCTGCTGGAGGCCTCTAGTGGCACTGCGGAGGACTACCACGATGCTGACGGCACGCGCCGTGCCCGGGCTGTAGAGAACCAGTACTCTTTCTACTGA
- the LOC128763861 gene encoding SH2B adapter protein 2 isoform X2: MNGAVVPGSPELSSSCPLPDWREFCELHARASAADFADKFQRFLSENPCYDSPGADASFSQHFAHHFLECFSAALSQARENQTSSPGEDGINSAPKYSIVPFLGIQGCPLSYGQELYQRRKDAGASSESLDSMDSGGLDPGSGATTASRCSQPTHKVSALGHSRSSEDVSVSHPKARFKKGFSLRNMSLCVVDGVKEMWHRRASPEPDAPTAPRKANGGAAGEQAAGGERWSQKLRLPRGSQGHKAELLEIQRDGALRYMVADDTNCMGAAQWQKCRLLLRKTKREEGGERFLLEFYVPPKSSKPKVSIPLSAIVEVRTTMPLEMPDKDNTFVLKVENGGEYILETIDSLQKNSWVADIQDCIDPGDSGDDIELASCPHGQASKDCAMVASCSCELLSDGVYRAPERPCPTAAEHYSAPSVRSREPPFTQHPSHMPLERFLQSPEAQGCNGAAGGAEGTKETEADASLTGYPWFHGTLSRVRAAQLVLAGGPRSHGLFVIRQSETRPGEYVLTFNFQGKAKHLRLSVNDNGQCHVHHLWFHTVSDMLRHFHTHPIPLESGGSADITLRSYVQVQRSCAAEVSVPPVLTPPREAGCRSDSAQPAVHPPGIAATAAPAADATLSSSTSSSPIALPTLSRSDPGTGGGLQSRTNSSERLLEASSGTAEDYHDADGTRRARAVENQYSFY, encoded by the exons ATGAACGGAGCGGTGGTGCCCGGTAGCCCGGAACTCTCCTCCTCGTGCCCACTGCCTGACTGGCGAGAGTTCTGCGAGCTCCACGCTCGAGCTTCTGCTGCCGACTTTGCCGATAAATTCCAGCGTTTCCTGTCGGAGAACCCCTGCTACGACTCGCCCGGCGCTGATGCCAGCTTCTCGCAACACTTCGCTCACCActttctggaatgtttttcagcGGCGCTGAGCCAAGCGCGGGAGAACCAGACGTCCTCTCCTGGTGAGGACGGAATAAACTCAGCACCAAAGTACAGTATCGTTCCATTCCTCGGGatccagggctgccctttgtcgtACGGACAAGAGCTTTATCAGAGACGTAAGGACGCTGGGGCTTCGAGCGAGTCCCTGGACAGCATGGACAGTGGAGGTCTAGATCCGGGCAGCGGGGCCACAACGGCCTCCAGATGCTCACAGCCCACTCACAAGGTGTCCGCTTTAGGGCACTCGCGCAGCTCAGAGGATGTTTCGGTGAGCCACCCCAAAGCCCGCTTCAAGAAGGGCTTCTCCCTGAGGAACATGAGTCTGTGCGTGGTGGACGGGGTGAAGGAGATGTGGCATAGACGGGCCTCACCAGAGCCTGACGCACCCACTGCCCCCAGGAAAGCAAACGGAGGAGCAGCGGGGGAGCAGGCAGCAGGTGGCGAAAGGTGGTCGCAGAAGCTGCGACTCCCCAGGGGATCCCAGGGCCACAAGGCTGAGCTCCTGGAGATCCAGAGGGACGGGGCCCTGAGGTACATGGTGGCCGACGACACGAACTGTATGGGAGCGGCTCAGTGGCAGAAGTGTcgtctgctgctgaggaagactaaaagagaggaggggggagagcGGTTCCTGCTGGAGTTCTATGTCCCACCAAAG tcttcaAAGCCCAAGGTGAGCATCCCTCTGTCGGCCATCGTGGAGGTGCGTACCACCATGCCGCTGGAGATGCCGGACAAAGACAACACCTTTGTGTTAAAG GTGGAGAACGGGGGCGAGTACATCCTGGAAACCATCGACTCGCTGCAGAAAAACTCCTGGGTTGCCGACATCCAGGACTGCATTGACCCTGG CGACAGCGGGGACGACATCGAGCTGGCGTCGTGTCCTCACGGTCAGGCCTCCAAAGACTGCGCCATGGTGGCGTCCTGCAGCTGCGAGCTGCTGTCGGATG GTGTGTATCGCGCCCCCGAGAGGCCGTGTCCCACCGCGGCGGAGCACTACAGCGCCCCCTCAGTGCGAAGCAGGGAGCCCCCCTTCACCCAGCACCCATCCCACATGCCTTTAGAGCGCTTCCTGCAGTCCCCAGAGGCCCAGGGCTGCAACGGCGCAGCAG GTGGCGCTGAAGGAACGAAGGAGACGGAGGCGGACGCCAGCTTGACCGGTTACCCCTGGTTTCATGGGACGCTGTCACGAGTGCGAGCTGCTCAGCTGGTTTTAGCAGGCGGCCCCAGGAGTCACGGGCTCTTCGTGATCCGGCAAAGTGAAACACGACCCGGCGAATATGTCCTCACATTCAACTTCCAGGGAAAAGCCAAG CATTTGCGCTTGTCTGTGAACGACAACGGCCAGTGCCACGTCCACCACTTGTGGTTCCACACGGTGTCGGACATGCTGCGACACTTCCACACCCACCCGATCCCGCTGGAGTCCGGAGGCTCGGCGGACATCACGCTACGCTCCTACGTGCAGGTGCAAAGAAGCTGCGCTGCAG AAGTGTCAGTGCCTCCGGTCCTCACTCCACCGAGAGAAGCAGGCTGCAGGTCAGACTCAGCGCAGCCGGCCGTCCACCCTCCCGGGATTGCCGCCACGGCGGCGCCTGCTGCTGATGCCACGCTGTCCTccagcacctcctcctcccccatcgCCCTCCCCACCCTCTCCCGCAGCGACCCGGGCACCGGAGGAGGCCTGCAAAGCCGGACCAACAGCTCGGAGCGTCTGCTGGAGGCCTCTAGTGGCACTGCGGAGGACTACCACGATGCTGACGGCACGCGCCGTGCCCGGGCTGTAGAGAACCAGTACTCTTTCTACTGA
- the dnajc30b gene encoding dnaJ (Hsp40) homolog, subfamily C, member 30b: protein MAEVGQRLTGAAFRLSAVTGGPSRSVGFGDSPVLHLSSSTVADSGIGEEPPLERKTKTPAAHQHRVGRSEGWTALYSRCLRQDSPQFSTSTERVFCSSEQLRTFCTAVFIWTEQAPGSRLRPATGGPFSSRSYSWRNESRASPMYRSRTAYYDVLQISPNATQAQIKTAYYKQSLIHHPDKNPGNPDTTQRFSEISEAYTVLGNINLRRKYDRGLLSRSDVQSAGRPSSKEAPDKSAAAPPTPRQQSARRFSRAGGKNMFDFDAFYKAHYGEQLQREQEMKARKEEMERLYQEKMKKRREDRLKDGTLLMVLAVAGLLLVSLSRN from the coding sequence ATGGCAGAGGTCGGTCAGCGGCTGACCGGCGCCGCTTTCCGACTCTCTGCCGTCACAGGTGGCCCGAGTCGATCTGTCGGCTTCGGAGACAGCCCTGTCCTTCATCTGTCCTCCAGCACCGTTGCTGACAGTGGTATCGGAGAGGAACCACCACTGGAACGTAAGACAAAAACACCCGCGGCTCACCAGCACAGAGTGGGAAGGAGTGAAGGTTGGACTGCACTTTACTCCAGATGTCTGCGGCAGGATTCACCCCAGTTCTCCACCAGCACGgagcgtgttttctgctcttctGAGCAGCTCAGAACCTTCTGCACCGCAGTCTTTATTTGGACTGAGCAGGCTCCAGGATCTCGACTGAGGCCAGCCACAGGTGGACCCTTCTCCAGCAGAAGCTACAGCTGGAGGAATGAGAGCAGAGCGTCACCCATGTACCGGAGCAGGACAGCTTACTACGACGTCCTCCAGATTTCCCCCAACGCCACTCAAGCCCAGATCAAGACGGCCTACTACAAGCAGTCGCTGATCCACCACCCTGACAAAAACCCGGGGAACCCTGACACCACTCAGCGCTTCTCTGAGATCAGCGAGGCCTACACCGTGCTGGGCAACATCAACCTCCGCAGGAAGTATGACCGCGGCCTCCTGAGCCGCTCCGACGTCCAGTCAGCGGGAAGACCATCGTCTAAAGAGGCGCCGGACAAGTCCGCAGCCGCCCCTCCAACGCCGCGGCAACAGAGCGCTCGCCGCTTCTCCAGAGCCGGAGGGAAGAACATGTTTGACTTTGATGCTTTTTACAAAGCTCACTATGGTGAGCAGCTGCAGCGAGAGCAGGAGATGAAAGCTCgcaaggaggagatggagaggctgtatcaggagaagatgaagaagcgGAGGGAGGACAGGCTGAAGGACGGGACGCTGCTGATGGTGCTGGCTGTGGCTGGACTTCTGCTTGTGAGTCTCAGCAGGAACTGA